A genomic segment from Lutzomyia longipalpis isolate SR_M1_2022 chromosome 3, ASM2433408v1 encodes:
- the LOC129792098 gene encoding longitudinals lacking protein, isoforms H/M/V isoform X3, whose protein sequence is MSVQQFCLRWNNHQPNFISVFSSLLHNETLVDVTLAADGSQLQAHKVVLSACSTYFESLFTTNPCRHPIVILKDVRYSDLKTLVDFMYYGEVNVSQERLPHIIKTAEMLKIKGLAEMSDAASLSKSESKSSSSDTETLTTNVIVNDDGESLWRTSHTQHSLLHRQQATQSTAGGTSQQQQQQQQQQQQQQQQAPQQTAHIHSRRTPSPATMSPAARRKRLRKSSTGMPEYPIRKEHYVTDDDFRPGSGSVSTADRTSGEEHSNLEGGPSGTSTIHMSHMDPMSFATASNLTSTISNARIIKDSPSSDTEQPQHETSQESVDEQGSVQHHSIVVKSDTDLDHVSQPMPLDITGSSSSGQGPSVSQAQSQHSGLSVSKSLVTTSTSTMGSKRGRLLIRQPRIKKESDAMSSQASPEPDIVSDLSYAHHLLRVPPQKIERHASEPAPGAGSPHLLSVPSVGSAAGAYLVKQHSHPLLPSQSSPPTIPFPLQRQLSHPASATMTTLTPSPPIESPGPSSAPPVTLSSHLTHFIATTLKGTSEEVLSSADIPTPSTSRVRTLSPTVLIVPETAPEPLAAIRVKSEELQRSASSPQVKTRDFSLDNPRSSHCPVVRPGPALGCNFCWNTIDAHGRILRRKTKYHCPECQTNLCIVPCFQEYHERQSSSGGDDGSGNTSKSTQTSVATLRHFPKTGSI, encoded by the exons ATGTCCGTTCAACAATTTTGTTTGCGCTGGAATAATCACCAGCCCAATTTTATTTCGGTCTTCTCGTCCCTCCTGCACAATGAAACCCTCGTGGATGTCACCCTGGCGGCGGATGGGAGTCAGCTACAAGCCCACAAAGTCGTTCTGTCTGCCTGTAGCACCTACTTTGAA agccTGTTCACAACGAATCCTTGCCGCCATCCAATAGTCATCCTCAAGGATGTTCGGTACAGTGATTTAAAAACATTGGTGGACTTTATGTACTATGGTGAAGTGAATGTGTCACAGGAACGGCTGCCGCATATAATAAAAACAGCAGAGATGCTCAAGATAAAGGGCCTGGCGGAAATGTCAGATGCTGCATCCCTTAGTAAATCGGAGAGCAAGTCCTCATCATCAGACACTGAGACATTGACGACAAATGTAATTGTGAATGATGATGGTGAGTCGTTATGGCGCACATCGCATACTCAACATTCTCTCCTCCATCGGCAGCAGGCAACGCAATCTACGGCAGGTGGGACGtcgcagcagcaacagcagcagcagcagcagcagcaacagcagcaacaacagGCGCCCCAGCAGACGGCACACATTCACAGCCGGAGGACACCGTCGCCGGCAACAATGTCACCGGCTGCACGCCGGAAGCGTCTACGAAAATCATCCACCGGTATGCCAGAGTATCCAATACGTAAGGAACATTACGTAACTGATGATGACTTCCGCCCAGGTTCGGGCTCAGTGTCCACAGCCGATCGTACATCCGGGGAGGAGCACAGCAACCTCGAGGGTGGCCCCAGTGGTACCTCAACCATACACATGTCGCACATGGATCCCATGTCCTTTGCAACGGCCAGCAATCTCACGTCCACCATCAGTAATGCACGAATTATAAAGGATTCCCCCAGTTCTGATACGGAACAACCGCAGCATGAAACATCGCAGGAGAGTGTCGATGAGCAAGGATCTGTACAGCATCATTCTATTGTTGTG AAGTCTGACACTGATCTGGATCATGTGTCACAGCCGATGCCTTTGGACATTACTGGATCATCATCATCTGGTCAGGGTCCATCAGTTTCTCAGGCACAGTCTCAGCATTCTG GTCTTTCGGTATCAAAGAGTCTCGTGACAACGTCTACATCGACTATGGGTAGTAAACGAGGGAGATTGCTAATTAGGCAGCCGCGTATAAAGAAGGAGAGCGATGCCATGTCCAGCCAAGCCAGCCCAGAGCCGGACATTGTATCGGATTTGAGTTATGCACACCATTTGCTGCGTGTACCACCGCAGAAGATTGAGCGGCATGCATCGGAACCAGCACCGGGAGCTGGATCGCCGCATTTACTTTCGGTACCGTCTGTTGGATCAGCTGCTGGTGCTTATCTCGTTAAGCAACACTCCCATCCACTGCTACCGAGCCAATCATCCCCGCCTACGATACCTTTTCCGCTCCAGCGACAACTCTCGCATCCCGCGAGTGCCACAATGACAACGCTAACGCCATCGCCACCAATTGAATCCCCGGGGCCGTCCAGTGCACCACCGGTAACACTCTCCAGCCATCTCACGCACTTTATTGCCACAACGCTTAAGGGAACATCCGAGGAGGTTCTTTCGTCCGCGGATATTCCTACACCCTCAACAAGTCGTGTACGCACCCTGTCGCCCACTGTTCTCATTGTACCCGAAACAGCACCTGAACCCCTTGCCGCCATTCGTGTTAAATCCGAGGAACTTCAGCGCTCTGCGTCGTCGCCCcag GTCAAGACACGCGACTTCTCCTTGGATAACCCACGCTCTAGCCACTGCCCCGTGGTACGTCCGGGTCCTGCACTTGGGTGCAACTTCTGCTGGAACACAATCGATGCACATGGACGCATCTTGAGGAGGAAAACCAAATATCACTGCCCCGAGTGCCAGACGAACCTGTGCATTGTGCCGTGCTTCCAGGAGTACCATGAGCGTCAATCGTCATCTGGTGGGGATGATGGAAGTGGCAATACTAGCAAAAGTACACAAACATCCGTAGCTACACTGAGGCATTTCCCAAAGACAGGctcaatataa
- the LOC129792098 gene encoding protein bric-a-brac 2 isoform X2, which translates to MSVQQFCLRWNNHQPNFISVFSSLLHNETLVDVTLAADGSQLQAHKVVLSACSTYFESLFTTNPCRHPIVILKDVRYSDLKTLVDFMYYGEVNVSQERLPHIIKTAEMLKIKGLAEMSDAASLSKSESKSSSSDTETLTTNVIVNDDGESLWRTSHTQHSLLHRQQATQSTAGGTSQQQQQQQQQQQQQQQQAPQQTAHIHSRRTPSPATMSPAARRKRLRKSSTGMPEYPIRKEHYVTDDDFRPGSGSVSTADRTSGEEHSNLEGGPSGTSTIHMSHMDPMSFATASNLTSTISNARIIKDSPSSDTEQPQHETSQESVDEQGSVQHHSIVVSDTDLDHVSQPMPLDITGSSSSGQGPSVSQAQSQHSGVQWTVVESSYPRFALSSCPTNIGMSGATHNHPDDGHQQQGGNGANGNSTNQPTAAGTTASGGGGGAASSGESAGASSSSVHMTQYQGSTYPTQIISVNNYSQPLSTPTSPQGETSLVQSVYSQGTTPNQSPINTKQQQQQQQQQASTGTPAPQKRKRSVNPQGDENFIRALEAVRYGGIGFCKAARLFGVNNRTLWLEYKKRGYPISRPSIKSRIKLEPNVSPQPPPTPTNEENTMENYEHIAQPTINMPISSTTTAATPETPTSAPIMCPPHAHPMGVMSFLDTRHVEFPSVHPMARQRYPDTPVNVNPSAMNLQGLNFNTM; encoded by the exons ATGTCCGTTCAACAATTTTGTTTGCGCTGGAATAATCACCAGCCCAATTTTATTTCGGTCTTCTCGTCCCTCCTGCACAATGAAACCCTCGTGGATGTCACCCTGGCGGCGGATGGGAGTCAGCTACAAGCCCACAAAGTCGTTCTGTCTGCCTGTAGCACCTACTTTGAA agccTGTTCACAACGAATCCTTGCCGCCATCCAATAGTCATCCTCAAGGATGTTCGGTACAGTGATTTAAAAACATTGGTGGACTTTATGTACTATGGTGAAGTGAATGTGTCACAGGAACGGCTGCCGCATATAATAAAAACAGCAGAGATGCTCAAGATAAAGGGCCTGGCGGAAATGTCAGATGCTGCATCCCTTAGTAAATCGGAGAGCAAGTCCTCATCATCAGACACTGAGACATTGACGACAAATGTAATTGTGAATGATGATGGTGAGTCGTTATGGCGCACATCGCATACTCAACATTCTCTCCTCCATCGGCAGCAGGCAACGCAATCTACGGCAGGTGGGACGtcgcagcagcaacagcagcagcagcagcagcagcaacagcagcaacaacagGCGCCCCAGCAGACGGCACACATTCACAGCCGGAGGACACCGTCGCCGGCAACAATGTCACCGGCTGCACGCCGGAAGCGTCTACGAAAATCATCCACCGGTATGCCAGAGTATCCAATACGTAAGGAACATTACGTAACTGATGATGACTTCCGCCCAGGTTCGGGCTCAGTGTCCACAGCCGATCGTACATCCGGGGAGGAGCACAGCAACCTCGAGGGTGGCCCCAGTGGTACCTCAACCATACACATGTCGCACATGGATCCCATGTCCTTTGCAACGGCCAGCAATCTCACGTCCACCATCAGTAATGCACGAATTATAAAGGATTCCCCCAGTTCTGATACGGAACAACCGCAGCATGAAACATCGCAGGAGAGTGTCGATGAGCAAGGATCTGTACAGCATCATTCTATTGTTGTG TCTGACACTGATCTGGATCATGTGTCACAGCCGATGCCTTTGGACATTACTGGATCATCATCATCTGGTCAGGGTCCATCAGTTTCTCAGGCACAGTCTCAGCATTCTG GTGTGCAATGGACAGTTGTTGAATCAAGCTATCCCCGTTTTGCCCTGTCATCGTGCCCCACGAATATTGGCATGAGCGGAGCAACGCACAACCATCCGGACGATGGGCATCAGCAGCAGGGTGGAAATGGAGCCAATGGGAATAGTACAAATCAACCGACGGCGGCAGGAACGACGGCAtccggtggtggtggtggagcaGCTAGTAGTGGTGAGAGTGCTGGTGCATCCTCGTCCTCAGTTCACATGACACAGTATCAGGGTTCCACGTATCCTACACAAATAATCTCCGTTAATAATTACTCACAACCCTTGTCGACACCAACATCGCCCCAGGGGGAGACATCGCTTGTTCAAAGTGTCTATAGTCAGGGTACAACACCCAATCAATCCCCAATAAATACAAAGCAGCAAcaacagcagcaacagcaacagGCATCAACTGGTACGCCGGCACCGCAGAAGAGGAAACGTTCCGTCAATCCGCAGGGTGATGAGAATTTCATTCGTGCCCTAGAAGCTGTACGATACGGTGGTATTGGCTTCTGCAAGGCAGCAAGACTATTTGGTGTGAACAATCGTACACTGTGGTTGGAGTATAAGAAACGCGGCTACCCCATTAGTAGGCCAAGTATCAAAAGTCGCATTAAATTGGAGCCCAATGTCTCCCCGCAGCCACCCCCAACGCCAACAAATGAGGAGAAtacaatggaaaattatgaacATATCGCCCAACCGACTATTAATATGCCCATTTCGAGTACTACCACGGCAGCAACACCGGAAACACCCACCTCGGCACCCATTATGTGCCCCCCACATGCCCATCCTATGGGTGTAATGAGTTTCCTCGATACGCGCCACGTTGAATTCCCATCGGTGCATCCAATGGCACGACAGAGGTACCCCGATACGCCAGTTAACGTCAATCCTTCAGCCATGAATCTACAGGGCCTCAATTTTAACACAATGTAA
- the LOC129792098 gene encoding longitudinals lacking protein, isoforms H/M/V isoform X11, with amino-acid sequence MSVQQFCLRWNNHQPNFISVFSSLLHNETLVDVTLAADGSQLQAHKVVLSACSTYFESLFTTNPCRHPIVILKDVRYSDLKTLVDFMYYGEVNVSQERLPHIIKTAEMLKIKGLAEMSDAASLSKSESKSSSSDTETLTTNATQSTAGGTSQQQQQQQQQQQQQQQQAPQQTAHIHSRRTPSPATMSPAARRKRLRKSSTGMPEYPIRKEHYVTDDDFRPGSGSVSTADRTSGEEHSNLEGGPSGTSTIHMSHMDPMSFATASNLTSTISNARIIKDSPSSDTEQPQHETSQESVDEQGSVQHHSIVVKSDTDLDHVSQPMPLDITGSSSSGQGPSVSQAQSQHSGLSVSKSLVTTSTSTMGSKRGRLLIRQPRIKKESDAMSSQASPEPDIVSDLSYAHHLLRVPPQKIERHASEPAPGAGSPHLLSVPSVGSAAGAYLVKQHSHPLLPSQSSPPTIPFPLQRQLSHPASATMTTLTPSPPIESPGPSSAPPVTLSSHLTHFIATTLKGTSEEVLSSADIPTPSTSRVRTLSPTVLIVPETAPEPLAAIRVKSEELQRSASSPQVKTRDFSLDNPRSSHCPVVRPGPALGCNFCWNTIDAHGRILRRKTKYHCPECQTNLCIVPCFQEYHERQSSSGGDDGSGNTSKSTQTSVATLRHFPKTGSI; translated from the exons ATGTCCGTTCAACAATTTTGTTTGCGCTGGAATAATCACCAGCCCAATTTTATTTCGGTCTTCTCGTCCCTCCTGCACAATGAAACCCTCGTGGATGTCACCCTGGCGGCGGATGGGAGTCAGCTACAAGCCCACAAAGTCGTTCTGTCTGCCTGTAGCACCTACTTTGAA agccTGTTCACAACGAATCCTTGCCGCCATCCAATAGTCATCCTCAAGGATGTTCGGTACAGTGATTTAAAAACATTGGTGGACTTTATGTACTATGGTGAAGTGAATGTGTCACAGGAACGGCTGCCGCATATAATAAAAACAGCAGAGATGCTCAAGATAAAGGGCCTGGCGGAAATGTCAGATGCTGCATCCCTTAGTAAATCGGAGAGCAAGTCCTCATCATCAGACACTGAGACATTGACGACAAAT GCAACGCAATCTACGGCAGGTGGGACGtcgcagcagcaacagcagcagcagcagcagcagcaacagcagcaacaacagGCGCCCCAGCAGACGGCACACATTCACAGCCGGAGGACACCGTCGCCGGCAACAATGTCACCGGCTGCACGCCGGAAGCGTCTACGAAAATCATCCACCGGTATGCCAGAGTATCCAATACGTAAGGAACATTACGTAACTGATGATGACTTCCGCCCAGGTTCGGGCTCAGTGTCCACAGCCGATCGTACATCCGGGGAGGAGCACAGCAACCTCGAGGGTGGCCCCAGTGGTACCTCAACCATACACATGTCGCACATGGATCCCATGTCCTTTGCAACGGCCAGCAATCTCACGTCCACCATCAGTAATGCACGAATTATAAAGGATTCCCCCAGTTCTGATACGGAACAACCGCAGCATGAAACATCGCAGGAGAGTGTCGATGAGCAAGGATCTGTACAGCATCATTCTATTGTTGTG AAGTCTGACACTGATCTGGATCATGTGTCACAGCCGATGCCTTTGGACATTACTGGATCATCATCATCTGGTCAGGGTCCATCAGTTTCTCAGGCACAGTCTCAGCATTCTG GTCTTTCGGTATCAAAGAGTCTCGTGACAACGTCTACATCGACTATGGGTAGTAAACGAGGGAGATTGCTAATTAGGCAGCCGCGTATAAAGAAGGAGAGCGATGCCATGTCCAGCCAAGCCAGCCCAGAGCCGGACATTGTATCGGATTTGAGTTATGCACACCATTTGCTGCGTGTACCACCGCAGAAGATTGAGCGGCATGCATCGGAACCAGCACCGGGAGCTGGATCGCCGCATTTACTTTCGGTACCGTCTGTTGGATCAGCTGCTGGTGCTTATCTCGTTAAGCAACACTCCCATCCACTGCTACCGAGCCAATCATCCCCGCCTACGATACCTTTTCCGCTCCAGCGACAACTCTCGCATCCCGCGAGTGCCACAATGACAACGCTAACGCCATCGCCACCAATTGAATCCCCGGGGCCGTCCAGTGCACCACCGGTAACACTCTCCAGCCATCTCACGCACTTTATTGCCACAACGCTTAAGGGAACATCCGAGGAGGTTCTTTCGTCCGCGGATATTCCTACACCCTCAACAAGTCGTGTACGCACCCTGTCGCCCACTGTTCTCATTGTACCCGAAACAGCACCTGAACCCCTTGCCGCCATTCGTGTTAAATCCGAGGAACTTCAGCGCTCTGCGTCGTCGCCCcag GTCAAGACACGCGACTTCTCCTTGGATAACCCACGCTCTAGCCACTGCCCCGTGGTACGTCCGGGTCCTGCACTTGGGTGCAACTTCTGCTGGAACACAATCGATGCACATGGACGCATCTTGAGGAGGAAAACCAAATATCACTGCCCCGAGTGCCAGACGAACCTGTGCATTGTGCCGTGCTTCCAGGAGTACCATGAGCGTCAATCGTCATCTGGTGGGGATGATGGAAGTGGCAATACTAGCAAAAGTACACAAACATCCGTAGCTACACTGAGGCATTTCCCAAAGACAGGctcaatataa
- the LOC129792098 gene encoding longitudinals lacking protein, isoforms H/M/V isoform X4, with the protein MSVQQFCLRWNNHQPNFISVFSSLLHNETLVDVTLAADGSQLQAHKVVLSACSTYFESLFTTNPCRHPIVILKDVRYSDLKTLVDFMYYGEVNVSQERLPHIIKTAEMLKIKGLAEMSDAASLSKSESKSSSSDTETLTTNVIVNDDGESLWRTSHTQHSLLHRQQATQSTAGGTSQQQQQQQQQQQQQQQQAPQQTAHIHSRRTPSPATMSPAARRKRLRKSSTGMPEYPIRKEHYVTDDDFRPGSGSVSTADRTSGEEHSNLEGGPSGTSTIHMSHMDPMSFATASNLTSTISNARIIKDSPSSDTEQPQHETSQESVDEQGSVQHHSIVVSDTDLDHVSQPMPLDITGSSSSGQGPSVSQAQSQHSGLSVSKSLVTTSTSTMGSKRGRLLIRQPRIKKESDAMSSQASPEPDIVSDLSYAHHLLRVPPQKIERHASEPAPGAGSPHLLSVPSVGSAAGAYLVKQHSHPLLPSQSSPPTIPFPLQRQLSHPASATMTTLTPSPPIESPGPSSAPPVTLSSHLTHFIATTLKGTSEEVLSSADIPTPSTSRVRTLSPTVLIVPETAPEPLAAIRVKSEELQRSASSPQVKTRDFSLDNPRSSHCPVVRPGPALGCNFCWNTIDAHGRILRRKTKYHCPECQTNLCIVPCFQEYHERQSSSGGDDGSGNTSKSTQTSVATLRHFPKTGSI; encoded by the exons ATGTCCGTTCAACAATTTTGTTTGCGCTGGAATAATCACCAGCCCAATTTTATTTCGGTCTTCTCGTCCCTCCTGCACAATGAAACCCTCGTGGATGTCACCCTGGCGGCGGATGGGAGTCAGCTACAAGCCCACAAAGTCGTTCTGTCTGCCTGTAGCACCTACTTTGAA agccTGTTCACAACGAATCCTTGCCGCCATCCAATAGTCATCCTCAAGGATGTTCGGTACAGTGATTTAAAAACATTGGTGGACTTTATGTACTATGGTGAAGTGAATGTGTCACAGGAACGGCTGCCGCATATAATAAAAACAGCAGAGATGCTCAAGATAAAGGGCCTGGCGGAAATGTCAGATGCTGCATCCCTTAGTAAATCGGAGAGCAAGTCCTCATCATCAGACACTGAGACATTGACGACAAATGTAATTGTGAATGATGATGGTGAGTCGTTATGGCGCACATCGCATACTCAACATTCTCTCCTCCATCGGCAGCAGGCAACGCAATCTACGGCAGGTGGGACGtcgcagcagcaacagcagcagcagcagcagcagcaacagcagcaacaacagGCGCCCCAGCAGACGGCACACATTCACAGCCGGAGGACACCGTCGCCGGCAACAATGTCACCGGCTGCACGCCGGAAGCGTCTACGAAAATCATCCACCGGTATGCCAGAGTATCCAATACGTAAGGAACATTACGTAACTGATGATGACTTCCGCCCAGGTTCGGGCTCAGTGTCCACAGCCGATCGTACATCCGGGGAGGAGCACAGCAACCTCGAGGGTGGCCCCAGTGGTACCTCAACCATACACATGTCGCACATGGATCCCATGTCCTTTGCAACGGCCAGCAATCTCACGTCCACCATCAGTAATGCACGAATTATAAAGGATTCCCCCAGTTCTGATACGGAACAACCGCAGCATGAAACATCGCAGGAGAGTGTCGATGAGCAAGGATCTGTACAGCATCATTCTATTGTTGTG TCTGACACTGATCTGGATCATGTGTCACAGCCGATGCCTTTGGACATTACTGGATCATCATCATCTGGTCAGGGTCCATCAGTTTCTCAGGCACAGTCTCAGCATTCTG GTCTTTCGGTATCAAAGAGTCTCGTGACAACGTCTACATCGACTATGGGTAGTAAACGAGGGAGATTGCTAATTAGGCAGCCGCGTATAAAGAAGGAGAGCGATGCCATGTCCAGCCAAGCCAGCCCAGAGCCGGACATTGTATCGGATTTGAGTTATGCACACCATTTGCTGCGTGTACCACCGCAGAAGATTGAGCGGCATGCATCGGAACCAGCACCGGGAGCTGGATCGCCGCATTTACTTTCGGTACCGTCTGTTGGATCAGCTGCTGGTGCTTATCTCGTTAAGCAACACTCCCATCCACTGCTACCGAGCCAATCATCCCCGCCTACGATACCTTTTCCGCTCCAGCGACAACTCTCGCATCCCGCGAGTGCCACAATGACAACGCTAACGCCATCGCCACCAATTGAATCCCCGGGGCCGTCCAGTGCACCACCGGTAACACTCTCCAGCCATCTCACGCACTTTATTGCCACAACGCTTAAGGGAACATCCGAGGAGGTTCTTTCGTCCGCGGATATTCCTACACCCTCAACAAGTCGTGTACGCACCCTGTCGCCCACTGTTCTCATTGTACCCGAAACAGCACCTGAACCCCTTGCCGCCATTCGTGTTAAATCCGAGGAACTTCAGCGCTCTGCGTCGTCGCCCcag GTCAAGACACGCGACTTCTCCTTGGATAACCCACGCTCTAGCCACTGCCCCGTGGTACGTCCGGGTCCTGCACTTGGGTGCAACTTCTGCTGGAACACAATCGATGCACATGGACGCATCTTGAGGAGGAAAACCAAATATCACTGCCCCGAGTGCCAGACGAACCTGTGCATTGTGCCGTGCTTCCAGGAGTACCATGAGCGTCAATCGTCATCTGGTGGGGATGATGGAAGTGGCAATACTAGCAAAAGTACACAAACATCCGTAGCTACACTGAGGCATTTCCCAAAGACAGGctcaatataa
- the LOC129792098 gene encoding longitudinals lacking protein, isoforms H/M/V isoform X6, producing MSVQQFCLRWNNHQPNFISVFSSLLHNETLVDVTLAADGSQLQAHKVVLSACSTYFESLFTTNPCRHPIVILKDVRYSDLKTLVDFMYYGEVNVSQERLPHIIKTAEMLKIKGLAEMSDAASLSKSESKSSSSDTETLTTNVIVNDDGESLWRTSHTQHSLLHRQQATQSTAGGTSQQQQQQQQQQQQQQQQAPQQTAHIHSRRTPSPATMSPAARRKRLRKSSTGSGSVSTADRTSGEEHSNLEGGPSGTSTIHMSHMDPMSFATASNLTSTISNARIIKDSPSSDTEQPQHETSQESVDEQGSVQHHSIVVKSDTDLDHVSQPMPLDITGSSSSGQGPSVSQAQSQHSGLSVSKSLVTTSTSTMGSKRGRLLIRQPRIKKESDAMSSQASPEPDIVSDLSYAHHLLRVPPQKIERHASEPAPGAGSPHLLSVPSVGSAAGAYLVKQHSHPLLPSQSSPPTIPFPLQRQLSHPASATMTTLTPSPPIESPGPSSAPPVTLSSHLTHFIATTLKGTSEEVLSSADIPTPSTSRVRTLSPTVLIVPETAPEPLAAIRVKSEELQRSASSPQVKTRDFSLDNPRSSHCPVVRPGPALGCNFCWNTIDAHGRILRRKTKYHCPECQTNLCIVPCFQEYHERQSSSGGDDGSGNTSKSTQTSVATLRHFPKTGSI from the exons ATGTCCGTTCAACAATTTTGTTTGCGCTGGAATAATCACCAGCCCAATTTTATTTCGGTCTTCTCGTCCCTCCTGCACAATGAAACCCTCGTGGATGTCACCCTGGCGGCGGATGGGAGTCAGCTACAAGCCCACAAAGTCGTTCTGTCTGCCTGTAGCACCTACTTTGAA agccTGTTCACAACGAATCCTTGCCGCCATCCAATAGTCATCCTCAAGGATGTTCGGTACAGTGATTTAAAAACATTGGTGGACTTTATGTACTATGGTGAAGTGAATGTGTCACAGGAACGGCTGCCGCATATAATAAAAACAGCAGAGATGCTCAAGATAAAGGGCCTGGCGGAAATGTCAGATGCTGCATCCCTTAGTAAATCGGAGAGCAAGTCCTCATCATCAGACACTGAGACATTGACGACAAATGTAATTGTGAATGATGATGGTGAGTCGTTATGGCGCACATCGCATACTCAACATTCTCTCCTCCATCGGCAGCAGGCAACGCAATCTACGGCAGGTGGGACGtcgcagcagcaacagcagcagcagcagcagcagcaacagcagcaacaacagGCGCCCCAGCAGACGGCACACATTCACAGCCGGAGGACACCGTCGCCGGCAACAATGTCACCGGCTGCACGCCGGAAGCGTCTACGAAAATCATCCACCG GTTCGGGCTCAGTGTCCACAGCCGATCGTACATCCGGGGAGGAGCACAGCAACCTCGAGGGTGGCCCCAGTGGTACCTCAACCATACACATGTCGCACATGGATCCCATGTCCTTTGCAACGGCCAGCAATCTCACGTCCACCATCAGTAATGCACGAATTATAAAGGATTCCCCCAGTTCTGATACGGAACAACCGCAGCATGAAACATCGCAGGAGAGTGTCGATGAGCAAGGATCTGTACAGCATCATTCTATTGTTGTG AAGTCTGACACTGATCTGGATCATGTGTCACAGCCGATGCCTTTGGACATTACTGGATCATCATCATCTGGTCAGGGTCCATCAGTTTCTCAGGCACAGTCTCAGCATTCTG GTCTTTCGGTATCAAAGAGTCTCGTGACAACGTCTACATCGACTATGGGTAGTAAACGAGGGAGATTGCTAATTAGGCAGCCGCGTATAAAGAAGGAGAGCGATGCCATGTCCAGCCAAGCCAGCCCAGAGCCGGACATTGTATCGGATTTGAGTTATGCACACCATTTGCTGCGTGTACCACCGCAGAAGATTGAGCGGCATGCATCGGAACCAGCACCGGGAGCTGGATCGCCGCATTTACTTTCGGTACCGTCTGTTGGATCAGCTGCTGGTGCTTATCTCGTTAAGCAACACTCCCATCCACTGCTACCGAGCCAATCATCCCCGCCTACGATACCTTTTCCGCTCCAGCGACAACTCTCGCATCCCGCGAGTGCCACAATGACAACGCTAACGCCATCGCCACCAATTGAATCCCCGGGGCCGTCCAGTGCACCACCGGTAACACTCTCCAGCCATCTCACGCACTTTATTGCCACAACGCTTAAGGGAACATCCGAGGAGGTTCTTTCGTCCGCGGATATTCCTACACCCTCAACAAGTCGTGTACGCACCCTGTCGCCCACTGTTCTCATTGTACCCGAAACAGCACCTGAACCCCTTGCCGCCATTCGTGTTAAATCCGAGGAACTTCAGCGCTCTGCGTCGTCGCCCcag GTCAAGACACGCGACTTCTCCTTGGATAACCCACGCTCTAGCCACTGCCCCGTGGTACGTCCGGGTCCTGCACTTGGGTGCAACTTCTGCTGGAACACAATCGATGCACATGGACGCATCTTGAGGAGGAAAACCAAATATCACTGCCCCGAGTGCCAGACGAACCTGTGCATTGTGCCGTGCTTCCAGGAGTACCATGAGCGTCAATCGTCATCTGGTGGGGATGATGGAAGTGGCAATACTAGCAAAAGTACACAAACATCCGTAGCTACACTGAGGCATTTCCCAAAGACAGGctcaatataa